In the Flavobacterium sp. J372 genome, one interval contains:
- a CDS encoding CPBP family intramembrane glutamic endopeptidase → MFAIAAETMSSGRPMPTTQDAMMGFLDMNLTLFLILISFAFAMVGLIIVVKKLHKQPFKDIVTARPKTDWGRIMFAFVLWTIFSVGSLLLAYYAEPGKYIYQFNWDKFLILALIAVPLIPVQTSVEELVFRGYLMQGFGLLAKNKWFPLIMTSLIFGGMHLANPEVGKMGYVVTFYYVGTGLALGIMTLMDEGTELALGFHAANNLTAALMVTADWTAFRTPSVFKDVSEPTASWDIFVPLLVIYPIILFIFSRKYKWHSWNEKLTGKLESPANNTIPNNTEI, encoded by the coding sequence ATGTTTGCAATCGCCGCTGAAACTATGTCTTCCGGAAGGCCTATGCCAACCACGCAAGACGCCATGATGGGTTTTCTCGACATGAACCTTACGCTTTTCCTGATACTTATATCTTTTGCGTTTGCAATGGTTGGGTTAATTATTGTTGTGAAAAAGCTTCACAAACAGCCTTTTAAAGACATTGTTACTGCAAGGCCGAAAACCGACTGGGGCAGAATCATGTTTGCTTTTGTTCTGTGGACAATATTTTCTGTTGGTTCTCTTTTGCTTGCATATTATGCTGAGCCCGGCAAATATATTTACCAGTTTAACTGGGATAAATTTTTAATACTCGCCCTCATTGCTGTGCCACTTATTCCCGTACAAACCTCTGTGGAAGAGCTTGTTTTCCGTGGTTATTTAATGCAGGGCTTTGGTTTATTGGCTAAAAACAAGTGGTTTCCGCTTATAATGACTTCGCTTATTTTCGGCGGTATGCATCTTGCTAATCCTGAAGTGGGGAAAATGGGCTATGTAGTTACATTTTATTATGTTGGCACAGGCCTGGCATTAGGAATTATGACGCTGATGGATGAAGGTACAGAACTGGCATTGGGATTTCACGCCGCAAATAACCTTACCGCAGCACTTATGGTTACTGCCGACTGGACTGCCTTCCGTACACCATCAGTATTTAAAGATGTTTCTGAACCTACCGCAAGCTGGGATATATTTGTTCCGTTGCTGGTAATATATCCAATCATCCTCTTTATTTTCAGCAGAAAATATAAATGGCACTCATGGAACGAAAAACTGACCGGTAAACTTGAAAGTCCTGCAAACAACACTATACCAAACAACACAGAGATATGA
- the arsC gene encoding arsenate reductase (glutaredoxin) (This arsenate reductase requires both glutathione and glutaredoxin to convert arsenate to arsenite, after which the efflux transporter formed by ArsA and ArsB can extrude the arsenite from the cell, providing resistance.), whose protein sequence is MITIYHNPRCSKSREGLELLEKTGKEYSVVKYLDTPLTKIEIKDLLKKLGIKPLELVRQKEDIWKEHFAAKKLTSVQIINALAKYPQLIERPIIVNGDKAVIARPAEKAKEIF, encoded by the coding sequence ATGATAACCATTTATCACAACCCGCGTTGCAGCAAATCACGTGAAGGCCTGGAGTTACTTGAAAAAACTGGCAAAGAATATTCTGTTGTGAAATATCTTGACACGCCTCTTACCAAAATTGAGATTAAAGATTTGCTGAAAAAACTGGGAATAAAACCCTTAGAGCTTGTAAGGCAGAAAGAAGATATCTGGAAGGAGCATTTCGCTGCTAAAAAGCTAACTTCTGTACAGATAATTAATGCTTTGGCAAAGTACCCTCAGCTTATTGAACGGCCAATTATTGTAAATGGAGACAAAGCTGTTATTGCCCGACCTGCTGAGAAAGCTAAAGAAATATTTTAA
- a CDS encoding carboxypeptidase regulatory-like domain-containing protein: MKNILNALLLILFVSTTAFAQGNKIKITGKVTEQGSNQPLEFATVSALSTAGTVAGGGLTDAQGNYDFEVAPGPTAYK; the protein is encoded by the coding sequence ATGAAAAACATTTTAAACGCCTTATTACTTATTCTATTCGTTTCAACAACTGCATTTGCACAGGGAAATAAAATTAAAATTACAGGAAAGGTAACTGAGCAGGGTTCTAACCAGCCGCTTGAATTTGCTACAGTAAGTGCATTATCTACGGCGGGTACCGTTGCAGGCGGCGGGCTTACCGATGCCCAGGGTAACTATGATTTTGAAGTAGCTCCCGGACCTACAGCATACAAATAG
- a CDS encoding TonB-dependent receptor domain-containing protein, translating into MMVKGGTVSDVLDNVPSLSVDSEGNVALRGNQGVTILIDGRPSTLAGSNVAEVLRLLPADSVDKVEVITNPSARYDAEGGGGIVNIILKKGKADGFNGSITANTGTPDNHGFAANLNLRSTNFNFFSNLGYNYRLNPGNSFTNSRYLNEDTNETESFTNETRDNERLRKGYNASFGLEWFLDKTITWTNSVNFRRNTGGNKVDTYFDNFNADGSFINRIYRYNNQDDRDVNVNFSSSLTKKFNDNGHELRVDASVSKSIDDENAVINNTTLAGAGSADTFEHTVNDEKQDRQLLQADYVLPIGENTRFEAGYRGSFTTLETDAQAERLNPTTGVWEDNLNFTNFLQYKENVNALYAQYGSKINKFSYMFGLRWEDSNIDVNLIDRNEYNNKRYNNFFPSAFLNYEFSESSNVSLSYSRRINRPRGRFLNPFSGLESNINVFRGNPDLDPSMTNAFDLGYLKRWGKVTLNTSAYLNITTDSYQFIRRQNGEFVTQIVGGEDIVDPDTGEITPVDELDVRTPVTTTTPINLAKEYRFGLEFNINYNPFRWWRINSNFNFFRNQTDGDYTFTYINENNEIVNDYQNFDFTAYAWTTRINSKINLPWKIDWQLNGNYEGTQKTAQGSRRGVASANTALSKDFLKDKATIALNVQDIFNSRKMKIETYIPYNVQSYGEMQWRERQITLSFTYRFNMTKADRQKEQQQNRQQQDDGGEYMGG; encoded by the coding sequence ATGATGGTGAAGGGCGGTACCGTAAGCGATGTGCTTGACAATGTACCGTCGCTCTCAGTTGACAGTGAGGGTAACGTGGCGCTTCGTGGCAACCAGGGTGTAACTATACTTATTGATGGCCGCCCTTCTACACTTGCGGGATCTAATGTGGCTGAAGTATTGAGGCTGCTACCGGCAGATTCTGTTGACAAAGTCGAAGTTATAACCAACCCGTCAGCGCGATATGATGCTGAGGGTGGCGGTGGTATAGTGAATATCATCCTTAAAAAAGGTAAAGCAGACGGCTTTAATGGTTCGATTACTGCAAATACCGGGACACCTGATAATCATGGCTTTGCAGCAAACCTTAACTTGCGCAGCACAAACTTTAATTTTTTCAGCAATCTTGGTTATAACTATCGACTAAATCCGGGTAACTCGTTCACCAATAGTCGTTACCTCAATGAGGACACAAATGAGACAGAAAGTTTCACAAACGAAACCCGTGATAATGAGCGCCTTCGTAAAGGCTATAACGCAAGCTTTGGCCTGGAATGGTTTCTTGACAAGACAATCACATGGACAAACTCAGTAAACTTCCGCAGGAACACAGGGGGTAATAAAGTTGATACTTACTTCGATAATTTTAATGCCGATGGAAGTTTTATAAACAGGATATACAGATATAATAACCAGGACGATCGTGATGTTAACGTAAATTTCTCGTCAAGCCTTACCAAGAAATTTAATGACAACGGCCATGAACTTAGAGTTGATGCCTCGGTGTCAAAAAGCATTGATGATGAAAATGCAGTTATAAACAACACAACGCTTGCCGGTGCAGGATCTGCTGACACTTTTGAGCATACAGTGAATGATGAAAAGCAGGACAGGCAATTGCTGCAGGCCGACTATGTATTGCCTATTGGAGAGAACACCCGCTTTGAAGCCGGTTATCGCGGAAGTTTTACCACACTTGAAACTGATGCACAGGCTGAAAGGCTTAACCCTACAACCGGGGTTTGGGAAGACAACCTTAACTTTACCAACTTTCTACAATATAAAGAAAATGTAAATGCGCTATATGCCCAATATGGCTCTAAGATCAATAAGTTTTCGTATATGTTTGGCCTGCGTTGGGAAGATTCAAATATTGATGTGAATTTAATTGACAGGAATGAGTACAACAATAAACGTTATAATAACTTCTTCCCTAGCGCATTTTTAAATTATGAATTTAGCGAGAGCAGCAACGTGAGCCTCAGCTATAGCCGCCGCATAAACAGGCCGCGCGGAAGGTTCCTGAATCCCTTCTCAGGGCTTGAAAGTAACATAAACGTTTTCCGCGGTAACCCGGACCTTGACCCAAGTATGACTAACGCTTTTGACTTAGGATACTTAAAGCGCTGGGGTAAAGTTACGCTGAATACATCTGCTTACTTAAATATAACTACTGACAGCTACCAGTTTATAAGGCGCCAAAACGGTGAATTTGTAACACAGATAGTAGGAGGTGAAGATATTGTTGACCCGGATACGGGGGAAATTACCCCAGTTGATGAGCTGGACGTGCGCACACCGGTAACTACTACCACCCCGATAAACCTTGCTAAAGAATATCGCTTTGGGCTTGAGTTCAATATAAACTACAACCCGTTCAGGTGGTGGAGGATAAACAGCAACTTCAACTTCTTCCGTAACCAGACCGATGGTGACTATACATTTACTTACATTAATGAGAACAATGAAATAGTTAACGATTACCAAAACTTTGACTTCACGGCATACGCCTGGACTACGCGTATAAACAGTAAAATTAACCTTCCGTGGAAAATAGACTGGCAGTTGAACGGAAATTATGAAGGCACACAAAAAACCGCACAGGGAAGCCGCCGCGGCGTAGCGAGCGCTAATACAGCGCTAAGTAAAGACTTCCTGAAAGATAAGGCTACCATAGCTTTGAACGTGCAGGATATCTTCAACTCCAGGAAAATGAAGATCGAAACCTATATACCATACAATGTACAATCATATGGCGAAATGCAATGGAGAGAGCGCCAGATAACACTTTCATTCACCTACCGCTTTAACATGACAAAAGCCGACAGGCAGAAAGAACAGCAGCAAAACCGCCAGCAGCAGGATGACGGCGGCGAATATATGGGAGGATAA
- a CDS encoding Glu/Leu/Phe/Val dehydrogenase, producing MATATKPRLGMYENVKNQFEKAAYVMGLDESVKKILSITNNEIVVHFPVKMDNGQVEVFTGYRVQHNNALGPYKGGLRYHPTVDIDAARALATWMTWKTSLAGLPYGGGKGGIQIDPKKYSQGELERITRRFTFALGDNIGPEHDIPAPDVNTNAQMMAWIADTYMSTKSPSERSKNQHVVTGKPVGSGGLEGRDRATGFGVVVTLEAWAKLRGTSLEGKRYIVQGFGNVGYWAAHFMNKNGAILVGVQDATGTIYNPEGIDPEALLRFQADNATITGFKNSQDYASEEFFGIDCDIVIPAALGNQITEENAATIKAQVIAEGANGPTDTEGETILLKNGIDIIPDILCNSGGVIGSYFEWLQNRNGEIWNMDDVIIKLRKKLEEAFSKVISASVQYKTDWRTAAYIVALTRIELAYKQRGIFP from the coding sequence ATGGCAACAGCGACAAAGCCCCGCCTGGGCATGTATGAAAACGTAAAAAACCAGTTTGAGAAAGCTGCTTACGTTATGGGCCTTGATGAAAGCGTTAAAAAAATTCTTTCAATTACTAATAATGAAATTGTTGTACACTTCCCGGTGAAGATGGACAATGGCCAGGTAGAAGTGTTTACCGGCTACCGCGTACAGCATAATAACGCGCTTGGCCCGTACAAAGGCGGCCTGCGCTACCACCCAACTGTAGACATTGATGCTGCACGCGCACTGGCTACCTGGATGACATGGAAAACATCGCTTGCAGGGCTGCCTTATGGCGGTGGTAAAGGCGGTATACAAATTGACCCTAAAAAATACTCGCAGGGTGAGCTGGAGCGTATAACACGCCGCTTCACTTTTGCTCTTGGAGACAACATCGGCCCTGAGCATGATATCCCTGCCCCGGACGTGAATACAAATGCACAGATGATGGCATGGATTGCCGATACGTATATGTCGACAAAATCTCCGTCTGAACGTTCTAAAAACCAGCATGTTGTTACCGGTAAGCCGGTAGGCAGCGGCGGGCTTGAAGGGCGTGACCGTGCCACGGGCTTTGGCGTTGTGGTTACACTTGAGGCATGGGCTAAACTTCGCGGCACAAGCCTTGAAGGCAAACGCTATATAGTGCAGGGCTTTGGTAACGTAGGCTATTGGGCGGCACACTTTATGAACAAGAATGGCGCTATACTGGTAGGCGTACAAGATGCTACTGGAACTATCTATAACCCTGAAGGTATAGACCCTGAAGCATTGCTTCGTTTCCAGGCTGATAATGCTACTATCACAGGTTTCAAAAACTCTCAGGACTATGCTTCTGAAGAGTTCTTCGGGATTGACTGTGATATCGTGATACCTGCTGCACTTGGCAACCAGATTACTGAGGAAAATGCTGCTACCATAAAAGCACAGGTTATAGCTGAAGGCGCCAATGGCCCTACCGATACTGAAGGTGAAACAATACTGCTTAAGAACGGCATTGATATAATCCCTGATATTCTTTGTAACTCTGGCGGTGTTATTGGCAGCTACTTCGAATGGCTTCAGAACCGTAACGGTGAGATATGGAACATGGATGATGTGATTATCAAGCTTCGTAAAAAGCTTGAAGAAGCTTTCAGCAAAGTTATAAGCGCTTCGGTACAGTACAAGACTGACTGGAGGACTGCCGCTTACATTGTAGCCCTTACACGCATAGAACTGGCTTACAAACAAAGGGGTATTTTCCCTTAA
- a CDS encoding sulfite exporter TauE/SafE family protein: protein MEAVLGYIGAFIIGLILGLMGGGGSILTVPLLVYALGVSPVIATAYSLFIVGTTSAFGAAQNYYKDNLAVKTGLMIALPSFIAVYLTRRYIVPALPEILTYVGSEPVYRDPFIMVLFALIMTGAAISLIFKKSDESASVKKLSYIYVLPLVILIGAIMGLVGSGGGFMFIPMLVFFGGLPMKKAVGTSLLIIALNSLTGFIGDLQNISINWSFLLSFSVVSVFGIFAGSYLHRYINENQLKRGFGWFILLMAAFILAKEFIGF from the coding sequence TTGGAAGCAGTTTTAGGCTATATAGGCGCATTTATAATCGGACTAATTCTCGGGCTCATGGGCGGCGGCGGCTCTATACTTACCGTGCCCCTGCTTGTTTACGCATTGGGTGTATCACCTGTTATTGCAACCGCCTACTCACTATTTATTGTAGGAACAACATCTGCTTTTGGCGCTGCGCAGAATTATTATAAAGACAATTTAGCTGTAAAAACAGGCCTGATGATTGCTTTGCCATCATTTATTGCAGTATATCTTACACGAAGATACATTGTTCCTGCCCTTCCCGAAATATTGACCTATGTTGGCAGTGAACCTGTGTACCGCGACCCGTTTATCATGGTGCTTTTTGCCCTGATAATGACAGGTGCTGCAATATCACTTATTTTTAAGAAAAGTGATGAATCTGCATCTGTAAAAAAATTAAGCTACATTTATGTATTGCCTTTAGTCATACTTATTGGTGCAATAATGGGGCTCGTAGGCTCCGGCGGAGGCTTTATGTTTATACCCATGCTTGTTTTCTTTGGTGGATTGCCTATGAAAAAAGCTGTCGGCACCTCGTTGTTGATAATAGCTCTAAATTCACTTACAGGCTTTATTGGCGATTTGCAGAACATTAGTATCAACTGGTCTTTTCTCCTGTCCTTTTCTGTGGTCTCAGTTTTTGGTATATTTGCAGGAAGCTACCTGCACAGGTACATCAATGAAAACCAGCTCAAGCGTGGTTTTGGTTGGTTTATACTGCTAATGGCAGCCTTTATACTGGCAAAAGAATTTATAGGGTTTTAA
- a CDS encoding rhodanese-like domain-containing protein: MKIEQIYTGCIAQAAYYLESNGEAAIFDPLREVQPYIDKAAKDGAEIKYIFETHFHADFVSGHLDLSQKTGAQIVYGPTAKPGFSAHIATDGEEFKVGKYTVRAIHTPGHTMESTCYLLIDENNNIHGIITGDTLFIGDVGRPDLAQGLTLELTQEVLAGHLYDSLRNKIMPLPDDITVYPSHGAGSACGKNMSKETTDTLGNQKKVNYALRADMTKEEFTKELLDGLGAPPAYFPQNVMLNINGYQSLDKIIERGSRALSPEEFKQKAGDTEAIILDVRHEDDFCEAHIPGSIFIGLNGNFAPWVGALIMDVNQPLLLVTPEGKEQEAITRLARVGFDNTLGYLKGGISAWKNAGFETDSLASISPEEFESAIANEEHTIIDSRKPGEFSGGHILEAVNIPLDNVNERLNEIPDRHFYIHCAGGYRSVIMASILKGRGIHNMTNVQKGFAGIKNTNIPTTLNSAACS; encoded by the coding sequence ATGAAAATAGAACAAATATATACCGGATGTATAGCACAGGCCGCTTATTACCTTGAAAGCAATGGCGAGGCCGCAATCTTTGATCCTTTACGTGAGGTTCAGCCTTATATTGACAAAGCTGCCAAAGACGGTGCAGAAATTAAATATATTTTTGAAACTCATTTTCATGCCGATTTTGTCTCGGGACATTTAGACCTTTCACAAAAAACGGGTGCGCAAATTGTTTACGGCCCAACGGCAAAGCCGGGTTTCAGCGCGCATATTGCCACAGACGGCGAAGAATTCAAAGTCGGGAAGTATACTGTAAGGGCTATCCACACCCCGGGGCACACAATGGAAAGCACCTGTTACCTGCTGATTGATGAAAATAATAATATACACGGAATTATAACCGGCGATACATTGTTTATAGGCGATGTAGGAAGGCCTGACCTCGCGCAGGGACTTACCCTAGAACTGACACAGGAAGTGCTTGCAGGCCATTTATATGATTCGCTGCGTAATAAAATAATGCCGTTGCCGGATGATATTACAGTATATCCAAGCCACGGCGCAGGCAGTGCTTGCGGCAAAAACATGAGCAAAGAAACGACTGATACATTGGGTAACCAGAAAAAAGTGAATTATGCCCTGCGTGCAGACATGACTAAAGAAGAATTCACCAAAGAACTTCTTGACGGCCTCGGCGCTCCCCCGGCCTATTTTCCTCAAAACGTGATGCTGAACATAAACGGTTACCAAAGCCTTGATAAAATTATTGAGCGCGGCAGCAGGGCACTTTCTCCTGAGGAATTTAAACAAAAAGCAGGTGACACAGAAGCTATAATTCTTGATGTTCGCCATGAAGATGATTTTTGTGAAGCACACATACCTGGTTCAATATTTATAGGCCTGAACGGAAATTTTGCCCCATGGGTTGGTGCACTTATCATGGATGTTAACCAGCCATTACTGCTTGTAACCCCTGAAGGTAAAGAACAGGAGGCCATAACCCGCCTGGCCCGCGTTGGGTTTGATAATACATTGGGGTATCTTAAAGGTGGAATTTCAGCCTGGAAAAATGCAGGTTTTGAGACTGACAGCCTTGCAAGCATATCGCCGGAAGAATTTGAATCAGCCATAGCCAATGAGGAGCATACAATAATTGATTCACGCAAGCCCGGGGAGTTTTCCGGCGGGCATATACTTGAAGCTGTGAATATTCCGCTTGATAATGTAAATGAAAGATTAAATGAAATACCTGACAGGCATTTCTATATTCATTGTGCAGGCGGCTATAGAAGTGTGATTATGGCCAGCATACTTAAGGGCCGCGGAATACATAACATGACTAACGTACAAAAAGGTTTTGCGGGTATTAAAAACACCAATATACCAACAACGCTTAACAGTGCTGCCTGCAGCTAA
- a CDS encoding TlpA disulfide reductase family protein translates to MKKYILFFAVAGMIVSCNKLAENEFEITGKIDKSLDGKNVILEKQGGMMGFVPVDTAKVENGKFTFKGTVTDPSLHVLNVDGMVGKTEIILENGEIELDVDKDSIFKTKRSGTFNNDKLDEYYTSINKMRREMMDFQKKNKDAMMKAYQSQDTVAMNKLNKKYQELSKRMQDNAIDFVEKNPKAYISVLLITQMVSMQTKPITELKKYYDKLDADLKKTKEGKELAEMIKNNGMPAPMAPQSPEGKAAAQPGKQAAGFSAPNPDGKTVSLKESLGKVTIVDFWASWCGPCRKENPSVLALYNRYHSKGLNIIGVSLDDNKESWKKAIAADKLEWTHVSNLKKWDEPIAKLYRVESIPATFILDAKGNIVAENLRGSDLEAKIKALIEAK, encoded by the coding sequence ATGAAAAAGTACATTTTATTTTTTGCTGTAGCAGGCATGATAGTATCATGTAACAAGCTGGCAGAAAATGAGTTTGAAATTACAGGGAAAATTGACAAGTCACTTGACGGTAAAAATGTAATTCTGGAAAAACAAGGCGGAATGATGGGCTTTGTACCTGTTGATACCGCAAAGGTTGAAAATGGTAAATTTACTTTTAAAGGTACAGTAACCGACCCCTCTCTACACGTTTTAAATGTTGACGGTATGGTTGGCAAAACAGAGATTATTCTTGAAAACGGCGAGATAGAACTTGATGTTGACAAAGATTCAATCTTCAAGACAAAGCGTAGCGGTACATTCAACAATGATAAGCTTGATGAGTACTACACCAGCATAAACAAGATGCGCCGTGAAATGATGGACTTCCAGAAGAAGAACAAAGATGCAATGATGAAGGCTTATCAGTCTCAGGATACTGTTGCTATGAATAAACTTAACAAGAAGTATCAGGAACTTTCTAAAAGAATGCAGGATAATGCGATTGATTTTGTTGAAAAAAATCCTAAGGCATATATAAGTGTGCTGCTTATAACACAGATGGTTAGCATGCAGACAAAACCGATAACTGAACTTAAGAAATACTACGATAAGCTTGATGCTGACCTGAAGAAAACCAAAGAAGGCAAAGAGCTTGCTGAAATGATTAAAAACAATGGTATGCCTGCACCTATGGCACCACAATCTCCGGAGGGCAAAGCGGCTGCACAGCCGGGAAAGCAGGCAGCGGGGTTTAGTGCGCCAAACCCCGACGGAAAAACTGTTTCACTTAAAGAAAGCCTTGGTAAAGTAACCATTGTAGACTTTTGGGCATCATGGTGCGGCCCATGCCGTAAAGAGAATCCAAGTGTGTTGGCGCTTTATAACCGTTACCACAGCAAAGGCCTTAATATCATAGGCGTTTCGCTTGATGATAATAAAGAAAGCTGGAAAAAAGCCATTGCTGCAGATAAGCTTGAATGGACACATGTAAGCAATCTTAAAAAATGGGACGAGCCTATTGCCAAGCTATATCGTGTTGAAAGTATACCTGCCACATTTATACTTGATGCAAAAGGTAACATAGTTGCTGAAAACCTTCGTGGATCTGACCTTGAAGCTAAAATTAAAGCACTGATTGAGGCCAAATAA
- a CDS encoding site-specific integrase — translation MLENSFGLSFFLKTPRNASNVRNIYLRITVDGIPRETSTKRKWDVNRWDQNSERAVGNKEDARALNFFLDSLLMKVNECKTELFYSGKPVTSEKIMDYILGRITPRVKVLEEFESHNREMAALIGKGYAEGTLDRFSITINHLREFLRIKFNRVDMEFADLDLQFIKDFEFYLRSVRNCSNNTTLKYLANFKKIVLRAIDKEIILKDPFKNFKGRKTKMIKKPLSSQELYALENHYFTTDRLDVVRDVFVFQCYTGLAYIDVYQLKKTEIKEGIDGKPWIISARQKTGSETNVPLLPQALKIIEKYKDNALCRQRGTVLPVSSNQKMNEYLKEIANLCGFPFTLNTHMARRTFGSTVTLANNVPIHVVKEMLGHASVKQTEAYAITEQASIGREMALLDKKLNKNDNKMSKADIAILGKLEKEIRMIKEKYNIHTV, via the coding sequence ATGTTAGAGAACAGTTTTGGGTTGTCCTTCTTTCTGAAGACACCCCGCAATGCAAGCAATGTCAGGAACATCTACCTTAGGATAACCGTTGACGGCATTCCACGGGAAACTTCTACCAAAAGGAAGTGGGATGTCAACCGGTGGGATCAGAATTCCGAAAGGGCTGTAGGAAACAAAGAGGATGCAAGGGCATTGAACTTTTTCTTGGACTCCCTGCTGATGAAAGTAAATGAATGCAAGACAGAGCTTTTTTACAGCGGCAAACCGGTCACCTCTGAAAAGATTATGGATTATATCTTGGGGAGGATTACGCCCCGTGTAAAAGTCCTCGAAGAGTTCGAATCCCACAACCGGGAGATGGCTGCACTTATCGGAAAGGGGTACGCCGAAGGTACGCTCGACAGGTTTAGCATTACCATTAACCACCTAAGGGAATTCCTGCGCATTAAATTCAATCGCGTGGATATGGAATTCGCGGACCTTGATTTGCAGTTTATAAAGGATTTTGAATTCTATCTGAGGTCGGTAAGGAATTGCAGCAACAACACCACGCTAAAATACCTGGCCAATTTCAAAAAAATTGTGCTTCGTGCAATTGACAAGGAAATAATACTGAAGGATCCGTTTAAGAATTTCAAGGGCCGTAAGACAAAAATGATTAAGAAGCCTCTATCAAGCCAGGAGCTATACGCGTTGGAGAATCATTACTTTACTACAGACAGGCTTGACGTGGTAAGGGATGTTTTCGTATTCCAATGCTATACTGGCCTCGCTTACATTGATGTTTACCAGCTAAAGAAGACAGAAATAAAAGAGGGTATTGACGGCAAACCATGGATCATTTCTGCCAGGCAGAAGACCGGCTCAGAAACGAATGTCCCCTTATTGCCTCAGGCGCTAAAGATAATTGAGAAGTATAAGGATAACGCGCTATGCCGCCAGCGCGGTACTGTACTACCCGTTTCGTCAAACCAAAAAATGAACGAATACCTTAAGGAAATAGCCAACCTGTGCGGTTTTCCCTTTACCCTGAATACGCACATGGCAAGGCGCACCTTCGGTAGCACTGTCACGCTCGCGAACAATGTGCCCATCCATGTAGTAAAGGAAATGCTGGGCCATGCATCTGTGAAACAGACGGAAGCTTATGCTATTACTGAACAAGCTTCTATAGGAAGGGAAATGGCATTGCTTGACAAAAAGCTTAATAAAAATGATAACAAGATGTCTAAGGCTGATATTGCCATATTGGGCAAGCTGGAAAAGGAAATCCGTATGATAAAGGAAAAGTATAATATCCACACTGTATGA
- a CDS encoding helix-turn-helix domain-containing protein, whose product MENGITKEDLQQFGALLIGTVRKIIEGAKGERKEKADPEWLKSRAVRKLLDISAGTLQNLRITGKVRFKKVLGSYYYSKEDLMRLFDENPDHDNQ is encoded by the coding sequence ATGGAGAACGGAATCACAAAAGAAGACCTCCAGCAATTCGGCGCGTTACTGATCGGCACCGTCCGCAAGATCATCGAAGGCGCTAAGGGGGAAAGGAAGGAAAAGGCCGATCCGGAATGGCTGAAAAGCAGGGCAGTCAGGAAACTGCTTGATATATCGGCTGGAACGTTGCAAAATTTGAGGATAACGGGCAAAGTACGTTTCAAGAAGGTGTTGGGTTCCTACTACTACAGTAAAGAGGACCTTATGCGTTTATTTGATGAAAATCCTGACCATGACAACCAATGA